The following are encoded in a window of Solidesulfovibrio magneticus RS-1 genomic DNA:
- a CDS encoding GAK system ATP-grasp enzyme, translating to MKKIGVVGIPGGWSTLRLLDALEARTGYRLCIDMAEVRLDLETGKAFYKDNDLTELDGIIVKKIAPSYTPDALDRMEILRFLHSGGLPVFSNPDSMFRLIDRLSGTAVLRRGGIPMPPTTVTEDVSEAAAAVSDYGRAVFKPLYSSKARGMTVIEEGPDMHEEIADYQAAGNRVMYIQQMVSHAGGHLDLGVSFLGGQYLATYARQGSGNSWDTTTRTGGRYVPHNPSDEIIELARKAQNLFPGMAFTCVDVVETPSGAAIYEVSAFGGFRGLLDACGLDAAGTYADYVLGEIA from the coding sequence ATGAAAAAGATTGGCGTGGTGGGCATCCCCGGCGGCTGGTCCACCCTGCGTTTGCTGGACGCCCTGGAAGCCCGCACCGGCTATCGCCTGTGCATCGACATGGCCGAGGTGCGCCTGGATCTGGAAACGGGCAAGGCCTTTTACAAGGACAACGACCTGACGGAACTTGACGGTATCATCGTCAAGAAAATCGCCCCGTCCTATACCCCCGACGCCCTGGACCGCATGGAGATCCTGCGTTTTCTCCATTCCGGCGGGCTGCCGGTGTTTTCCAACCCGGACAGCATGTTTCGGCTCATTGACCGCCTAAGCGGCACGGCCGTGCTGCGCCGGGGCGGCATCCCCATGCCGCCGACCACCGTCACCGAGGACGTCAGCGAAGCCGCCGCCGCCGTCTCGGACTACGGCCGGGCCGTGTTCAAGCCGCTGTACAGCTCCAAGGCCCGGGGCATGACCGTCATCGAGGAAGGCCCGGACATGCACGAGGAGATCGCCGACTACCAGGCCGCCGGCAACCGGGTCATGTACATCCAGCAGATGGTCTCCCACGCCGGCGGGCATCTCGATCTCGGCGTGTCGTTTTTGGGCGGCCAATATCTGGCCACCTACGCCCGCCAGGGCAGCGGCAACTCCTGGGACACCACCACCCGCACCGGCGGCCGCTACGTGCCCCACAACCCGTCGGACGAGATCATCGAACTGGCCCGCAAGGCCCAGAACCTGTTCCCGGGTATGGCCTTCACCTGCGTGGATGTGGTGGAAACCCCATCCGGCGCGGCCATCTACGAAGTCTCGGCCTTCGGCGGCTTCCGGGGACTCCTCGACGCTTGCGGCCTGGACGCGGCCGGCACCTACGCCGACTATGTCCTGGGGGAGATCGCATGA
- a CDS encoding phosphate signaling complex PhoU family protein, which translates to MLEIERNFKFLLVEIERQIAGTIEVLKHRDEKAIAKIEARDDYIDNLKSVIENACFATLHGETRPTAPEVARIRAFHIIGSNLERVGDHAVNVVRQTRHYDDPGCLLRYAYKPFFQEIQNALGWMPKAVLERDMSAALKICRCELHLDRLYKQEFDRIRDELRTGFNTGDLLTTLFIFRYLERMGDALLNIGEAAIFAITGDKFKIRQFTALNDILTAAGHENPLSDVEFASIWGTRSGCRIGRIQERGGEGDCHKEVIFKDGDTGKLRQEAANFARWESLMPGLAPHLEAFREGEKTSSMLIELLPGQTIQDLSLSGDLKLLSRAVAAQCAAAGELWEKTLTPGPQPTGYSKQLRARLPEVLAVHPGFRVKPKAIGSYPLPSLDEIVDAAEAVERTLAAPYTVLIHGDYNTNNILYDPAENRIHYIDLHRSADADLVQDVSVYMVSNFRLPIFDKARRSVLSAVILEMRRFAAAFAAKHGDTTFDIRLALGLGRSLMTSTRFELSERFARLMFNRGVFLLQHVAAHAGDPADFKLPIDALCY; encoded by the coding sequence ATGCTTGAGATCGAGCGCAATTTCAAATTCCTGCTCGTGGAGATCGAGCGACAGATCGCCGGGACCATCGAAGTCCTCAAGCACCGTGACGAAAAGGCCATCGCCAAGATCGAGGCCCGCGACGACTATATCGACAACTTGAAAAGCGTCATCGAAAACGCCTGTTTCGCCACCCTGCACGGCGAAACCCGGCCCACCGCCCCGGAAGTGGCCCGCATCCGGGCATTTCACATCATCGGCAGCAACCTCGAACGGGTGGGCGACCATGCCGTCAACGTGGTACGCCAAACGCGCCACTACGACGACCCGGGGTGCTTGCTGCGCTACGCCTACAAGCCGTTTTTCCAGGAAATCCAAAATGCCCTGGGCTGGATGCCCAAGGCGGTGCTGGAGCGCGACATGTCCGCGGCGCTCAAAATCTGCCGTTGCGAGCTGCATCTCGACCGGCTCTACAAGCAGGAGTTCGACCGCATCCGCGACGAACTGCGCACGGGCTTCAACACCGGCGATCTGCTCACCACCCTGTTTATCTTCCGCTACCTCGAACGCATGGGCGACGCCCTGCTCAACATCGGCGAGGCAGCCATCTTCGCCATCACCGGCGACAAATTCAAAATCCGCCAGTTCACCGCCTTAAACGACATCCTGACCGCCGCCGGCCACGAAAACCCGCTGTCCGACGTGGAATTCGCCTCCATCTGGGGCACCCGCTCGGGCTGCCGCATCGGCCGGATTCAGGAACGCGGCGGCGAAGGCGACTGCCACAAGGAAGTCATCTTCAAGGACGGCGACACCGGCAAGCTGCGCCAGGAAGCCGCCAACTTCGCCCGCTGGGAGTCCCTGATGCCGGGTCTGGCCCCGCACCTGGAGGCCTTTCGCGAAGGGGAAAAGACCAGTTCCATGCTCATTGAGCTCTTGCCCGGCCAGACCATCCAGGACCTGTCCCTTTCCGGCGACCTCAAGCTGCTCTCCCGGGCCGTGGCCGCCCAGTGCGCCGCCGCCGGGGAACTCTGGGAAAAGACCCTGACCCCCGGCCCCCAGCCCACCGGCTACAGCAAGCAACTGCGCGCCCGCCTGCCCGAGGTGCTCGCCGTGCACCCGGGCTTTCGGGTCAAGCCCAAGGCCATCGGCTCCTATCCCCTGCCGTCCCTGGACGAAATTGTCGACGCCGCCGAGGCCGTGGAGCGCACCCTTGCCGCGCCCTACACCGTGCTGATCCACGGCGACTACAACACCAACAACATCCTCTACGATCCGGCCGAGAACCGCATCCACTACATCGACCTGCACCGCTCGGCCGACGCCGACCTGGTGCAGGACGTCTCGGTCTACATGGTCTCCAACTTCCGCCTGCCCATCTTCGACAAGGCCCGGCGAAGCGTCCTTTCCGCCGTCATCCTGGAGATGCGCCGCTTCGCCGCCGCTTTTGCCGCCAAGCATGGGGATACGACCTTCGACATCCGGCTGGCCCTGGGCCTTGGCCGGTCGCTTATGACCTCGACCCGATTCGAACTGAGCGAACGTTTCGCCCGGCTCATGTTTAACCGAGGCGTCTTTTTGCTGCAGCACGTGGCCGCCCATGCCGGCGACCCGGCCGACTTCAAGCTGCCCATCGACGCTTTGTGCTACTAG
- a CDS encoding amphi-Trp domain-containing protein codes for MNKLFKYDGLQQPDVIAAYLEAVRDGFASGEITLSQGEDVLRLIPKGLVAVTVEGKAKGEDRKLKLTFRWKEREQECSAPLLITARDEDDA; via the coding sequence GTGAACAAGCTTTTCAAATACGACGGATTGCAGCAGCCCGACGTCATCGCCGCCTATCTGGAGGCCGTGCGCGACGGTTTCGCCTCCGGCGAGATCACCCTGTCCCAGGGCGAGGACGTGCTGCGCCTTATCCCCAAGGGGCTGGTGGCCGTCACCGTGGAAGGCAAGGCCAAGGGCGAGGACCGCAAACTCAAGTTGACCTTCCGCTGGAAGGAGCGCGAACAGGAATGTTCCGCGCCGCTTTTAATCACCGCCCGGGACGAAGACGATGCTTGA
- a CDS encoding Nif11-like leader peptide family natural product precursor, producing the protein MSQEAIDQFLAWLQADKDRLLLVGGLPLSELVAHAAAHGFIFTVEELKARQALVHLLEGT; encoded by the coding sequence ATGAGTCAGGAAGCCATCGATCAATTTCTGGCCTGGTTGCAGGCCGACAAGGACCGGCTGCTGCTGGTCGGCGGCCTGCCGCTCTCCGAGTTGGTGGCCCACGCCGCCGCCCACGGGTTTATTTTCACCGTGGAGGAACTCAAGGCCAGGCAGGCCCTGGTGCATCTGTTGGAAGGCACCTAG